In Kutzneria kofuensis, the DNA window GGTGCCGGACAGCTCCTCGTCCAACTCGTTGACGAGGTCATGCGCCCGCGTCGCCACCTCCACCCGAGCCTCGCCGCCCGGCGGCGCCCAGGTGGGGTCGGACTGCCAGGTGCGGATGCCGCCCGGGTAGCGGACGTCCACCTCGGCCGAGGTGAGGCCCTGCCAGTCGCCGATGTCGGTCTCGCGCAGCCGCTTGTCCAGCCGCAGCGGCAGCCCGCTGGCCTCGCTGAGGATCTTCGCCGTGTCGGTGGCCCGCCGCAGGTCGGAGGCGACCACCAGGTTCGGCTCGTACGCCAGCAGCGCGGGCACCGCGGCCCGCGCCTGCTCCCGGCCCCGCTCGGTGAGCGGCGAGTCCAGGTGCCCCTGCCAGTGGCCGCTGGCGTTGTGCTCGGTCTGCCCGTGCCGCCACAGCAGGATTCTGCTCAGGGTCATGAACCGTCCTCACTGGACCCGTCGTCGAACGGGATCTCCGGGCAGTCCTTCCACAGCCGCTCCAGGCCGTAGAAGACACGTTCCTCGGTGTGCTGGACGTGCACCACGACGTCGACGAAGTCGAGCAGCACCCAGCGGCCCTCGCGGGCACCCTCGCGGCGGACCGGCTTGGTGCCGGCTTCCCGCATCTTCTCCTCGACGGCGTCCACGATGGCGCCGACCTGACGCTCGTTGGGCGCCGACGCGATCACGAAGCAGTCCGTGATCACCAGCTGGTTCGACACGTCCAGCACCTTGATGTCGTGCGCCTTCTTGTCAGCGGCCGCTGCCGCGGCCACCAGCGCCAGCCGTCGTGCCTCGTCGGTGGCTGCCACGTCACTCCCTGCGTTCTTCACCTACGGATGAGTGGCAAGGGTACCGTCCCGCGCTCGCGGAAAAAC includes these proteins:
- a CDS encoding histidine phosphatase family protein, which gives rise to MTLSRILLWRHGQTEHNASGHWQGHLDSPLTERGREQARAAVPALLAYEPNLVVASDLRRATDTAKILSEASGLPLRLDKRLRETDIGDWQGLTSAEVDVRYPGGIRTWQSDPTWAPPGGEARVEVATRAHDLVNELDEELSGTVLLCAHGGLITALTAQLLTMPVSIWPQLGGLSNCHWAVLARRPDGDGRWRLLTYNAGA
- the rsfS gene encoding ribosome silencing factor, whose product is MAATDEARRLALVAAAAAADKKAHDIKVLDVSNQLVITDCFVIASAPNERQVGAIVDAVEEKMREAGTKPVRREGAREGRWVLLDFVDVVVHVQHTEERVFYGLERLWKDCPEIPFDDGSSEDGS